One genomic window of Gavia stellata isolate bGavSte3 chromosome 7, bGavSte3.hap2, whole genome shotgun sequence includes the following:
- the RPS6KL1 gene encoding ribosomal protein S6 kinase-like 1: protein MSRPEAEPCSRALAQARVYLGQLRSRVSPAGPEGGGRRDYLVEAARQLRLALERDVSEDYEEAFNHYQNGVDVLLRGVQVDPNKERREAVKRKITQYLRRAEEIFNCHLQRAAGGGNPTATGYSSLRFRPIRTLSSAVENLRRCKVVGVIDKVQIIQDPATGGTFILKSLPKSHVETRERQTIIPHGVPFMVKLLCYYVSEDSIFLHLEHVQGETLWSHLRSKYCVQQGSANSNTVQALRDCGKEDDVGRSQGSSQVSIFSARTGSGPPGSAARVLGNTDALSPREQSPDSMYPGLGNNCRLRLAPASGMRAAPGGQDLSVTQATSGIVDRVPAAPAKGLGHLTNQGLVIYPWDALTSVKGCVSERATSQQDPGPCASERLPQTPGPVPKTVRGGQPGAGEPLSQQVSEVPWARCLLISSGQRQLHAGVAPSSSGKHHGPDPVVWEPLQGPSLTCGCLRQQQPLSGQYGSLASRGHGPRAWAVKEEQVQLWAAEILLALEGLHQQGVLCRDLNPRNLLLDAAGHVRLTFFGQWTEVEPQCCSQAREELYSAPEVGGIAEPTEAADCWSFGSLLYELLTGMPLSQNHPSGIQPHTQLHLPEGLSLAATSLLTELLQYNPKRRLGSGGGGMAKLKSHSFFSTVPWNKLVG, encoded by the exons ATGAGCCGGCCGGAGGCCGAGCCCTGCTCCCGGGCGCTGGCGCAGGCCCGCGTCTACCTGGGGCAGCTGCGGAGCCGCGTCTCCCCGGCGGGCCCCgagggcggcgggcggcgggacTACCTGGTGGAGGCGGCGCGGCAGCTGCGGCTGGCGCTGGAGCGGGACGTCAGCGAGGACTACGAGGAGGCCTTCAACCACTACCAGAACGGCGTGGACGTGCTGCTGCGCGGCGTGCAGG TCGACCCCAACAAGGAGCGTCGGGAGGCCGTGAAGCGGAAGATCACGCAGTACCTGAGGCGTGCGGAGGAGATCTTCAACTGCCACCTCCAGCGGGCTGCAGGGGGGGGCAACCCCACCGCCACG GGTTACAGCAGCCTGCGCTTCCGGCCGATCAGGACGCTGAGCTCGGCAGTGGAGAACCTGAGACGATGTAAGGTTGTGGGAGTGATCGATAAG GTGCAGATCATCCAGGATCCGGCCACTGGTGGGACCTTTATACTTAAG AGCCTCCCCAAATCCCATGTTGAGACCCGTGAGCGACAGACCATCATCCCTCATGGCGTCCCCTTCATGGTCAAGCTGCTGTGCTACTATGTGAGTGAGGACTCCATCTTCCTCCACCTGGAGCATGTGCAGG ggGAGACGCTGTGGTCTCACCTCCGCTCAAAGTACTGTGTCCAGCAGGGCTCTGCCAATTCAAACACTGTTCAAGCCCTGAGGGACTGTGGCAAAGAGGACGACGTGGGAAGGTCCCAGGGCAGCAGCCAAGTCTCCATCTTCTCTGCTCGGACAGGCAGTGGCcccccaggctctgcagccCGAGTATTGGGAAACACCGATGCCTTGTCCCCTCGGGAGCAGTCCCCTGACTCCATGTACCCTGGTTTGGGGAACAACTGCCGTCTTCGCCTGGCTCCTGCCAGTGGGATGAGGGCTGCACCTGGAGGGCAGGATCTAAGTGTGACCCAGGCTACGTCTGGCATCGTGGACCGTGttccagcagcaccagccaAAGGCCTTGGCCACCTTACCAACCAGGGCCTGGTCATCTATCCCTGGGATGCTCTAACCAGCGTCAAGGGCTGCGTATCAGAGAGAGCAACCTCCCAGCAAGACCCCGGGCCATGTGCCAGTGAAAGGCTTCCCCAGACACCCGGCCCCGTACCAAAGACTGTGAGAGGGGGCCAGCCAGGGGCAGGGGAGCCACTGTCTCAGCAAGTGTCTGAGGTCCCCTGGGCTCGGTGTCTCTTGATCTCCTCAGGTCAGAGGCAGCTGCATGCAGGAGTTGCCCCGTCCAGCTCTGGCAAGCACCATGGGCCTGACCCAGTGGTGTGGGAGCCCTTGCAGGGACCAAGCCTGACCTGTGGCTGCCTCAGACAGCAGCAGCCGCTCTCAGGACAATACGGGTCTCTGGCTTCCCGTGGGCATGGCCCGCGAGCATGGGCTGTGAAGGAGGAGCAGGtgcagctgtgggcagcagaaATCCTCCTGGCTTTAGAGGGACTTCACCAACAGGGTGTGCTGTGCCGAGACCTCAACCCCAGGAACCTGCTGCTTGATGCAGCTG GTCATGTCCGTCTCACCTTTTTCGGCCAGTGGACAGAGGTGGAgccccagtgctgcagccaggcacgGGAAGAGCTGTACAGTGCCCCAG AAGTGGGGGGGATTGCAGAGCCCACTGAAGCAGCTGACTGCTGGAGTTTTGGCTCTCTCTTGTACGAGTTGCTGACAGGAATG ccACTGTCCCAAAACCACCCATCAGGGATTCAACCTCACACCCAGTTGCATCTGCCAGAGGGGCTCAGTCTGGCTGCTACGTCGCTGCTGACTGAG CTTCTACAGTACAACCCAAAGCGGCGTTTGGGCTCTGGAGGAGGTGGCATGGCGAAGCTGAAGTCCCACTCTTTCTTCAGCACCGTCCCATGGAACAAGCTGGTGGGCTAG
- the PGF gene encoding placenta growth factor — MRLLGAFLRLLVAGALGAPPAPAPEARGTASAEPPVLSFREIWNRSFCRPLEQLVDVITEFPNEVEYIFRPSCVSLQRCGGCCGDEGLRCVPVETSTVTMQLLKIKPNGEAPYVEMAFTEHKQCECRPRQDLMRLGRRRFKGRGKRREDKKRRKDCELCGTPRR, encoded by the exons ATGCGGCTGCTCGGCGCCTTCCTGCGGCTGCTGGTGGCCGGGGCGCtgggggcgccgcccgccccg gcCCCGGAGGCGCGAGGGACCGCCAGCGCTGAGCCGCCCG TCCTGAGCTTTCGGGAGATCTGGAATCGTAGTTTCTGCCGGCctctggagcagctggtggaCGTCATTACCGAGTTTCCCAACGAGGTGGAGTATATTTTCAGACCCTCGTGCGTCTCCCTGCAGCGCTGCGGAGGCTGCTGTGGGGACGAGGGTCTCCGCTGTGTCCCCGTGGAGACAAGCACGGTCACCATGCAG CTCCTGAAGATAAAGCCAAACGGGGAGGCACCGTATGTGGAGATGGCGTTCACTGAGCACAAGCAGTGTGAGTGCAG GCCCCGGCAGGACCTGATGAGGTTGGGAAG GAGGAGGTTCAAGGGCcgagggaagagaagagaagacaagAAGAGACGTAAAGACTGTGAACT ATGTGGCACACCACGCAGGTAG
- the DLST gene encoding dihydrolipoyllysine-residue succinyltransferase component of 2-oxoglutarate dehydrogenase complex, mitochondrial produces MLLLWRSRCLGRALGRSLRALRQGNCALARCSLSGVAGSQGLAYTNSRKLLVNSSSVFTVRYFRTTAVRRDDVVTVNTPAFAESVTEGDVRWEKAVGDTVAEDEVVCEIETDKTSVQVPAPAAGVIEALLVPDGGKVEGGTPLFKLRKTGAAPAKAKPAAAPPPPAAPEPVAAAAPAPTAAPIPTTMPPVPPVSTQPIDSKPVSAVKPASAPAAAPPGEAVPSKGARSEHRVKMNRMRQRIAQRLKEAQNTCAMLTTFNEIDMSNIREMRALHKDPFLKKHNLKLGFMSAFVKAAAFALQDQPVVNAVIDDTTKEIVYRDYVDISVAVATPRGLVVPVIRNVENMNFADIERAIYELGEKARKNELAIEDMDGGTFTISNGGVFGSLFGTPIINPPQSAILGMHAIFDRPVAVGGKVEVRPMMYVALTYDHRLIDGREAVTFLRKIKAAVEDPRVLLLDL; encoded by the exons CCGGCAG GGGAACTGTGCTCTGGCAAGATGCTCTCTGTCTG GTGTGGCTGGGAGCCAGGGATTGGCTTACACCAACAGCAGGAAGCTTTT aGTAAATAGCTCCAGTGTCTTCACTGTCCGTTACTTCAGAACCACTGCAGTACGTA GGGATGACGTGGTTACGGTGAACACACCAGCCTTTGCAGAGTCAGTCACAGAAGGAGATGTGAGGTGGGAGAAAG CTGTTGGAGACACAGTGGCGGAAGATGAAGTGGTGTGTGAGATTGAAACAGACAAG ACATCAGTGCAAgttccagccccagcagctggtGTGATTGAAGCCCTTCTAGTACCCGATGGTGGCAAAGTGGAAGGGGGGACACCTCTGTTCAAACTCAGGAAAACTGGAG CTGCTCCTGCCAAGGccaaaccagcagcagcccctcctcctcctgcagcccctgaaCCTGtagctgcagctgctcctgcccctaCCGCAGCACCAATTCCCACTACAATGCCACCAGTGCCGCCTGTGTCAACTCAGCCCATCGACAGCAAACCAG TGTCTGCAGTGAAGCCGGCTTCAGCCCCAGCGGCAGCCCCTCCTGGAGAGGCAGTGCCCAGCAAAGGTGCCAGATCAGAGCATAGG gtgaAAATGAACAGGATGCGTCAGCGTATTGCTCAGCGGCTGAAAGAGGCTCAGAATACGTGTGCCATGCTGACCACTTTCAATGAGATCGATATGAG CAACATCCGGGAGATGAGAGCCTTACACAAGGATCCCTTCCTGAAAAAGCACAACCTGAAGCTAGGTTTTATGTCAGCTTTTGtgaaagctgcagcttttgctctGCAGGACCAGCCCGTTGTGAATGCAG tGATTGATGACACAACCAAAGAGATTGTGTACAGGGACTATGTGGACATCAGTGTTGCTGTAGCAACTCCCCGG GGTCTTGTGGTCCCTGTCATTAGGAATGTAGAAAACATGAACTTTGCTGACATAGAGCGTGCTATCTACGAGTTGGGGGAGAAG GCACGGAAAAATGAACTGGCCATTGAAGACATGGATGGCGGCACTTTCACAATCAGCAACGGAGGGGTTTTTGGGTCACTCTTTGGGACACCTATCATTAACCCACCCCAGTCTGCTATCTTAGGCATGCATGCCATCTTTGACAGGCCTGTGGCTGTGGGAGGCAAG GTTGAGGTGCGGCCCATGATGTACGTGGCGCTGACGTATGATCACCGGCTGATTGATGGCAGAGAGGCAGTGACTTTCCTGCGCAAGATCAAGGCAGCAGTGGAGGATCCCCGCGTGCTGCTGCTCGACCTGTAG